A section of the Stanieria cyanosphaera PCC 7437 genome encodes:
- a CDS encoding vitamin K epoxide reductase family protein — protein sequence MRRRGSTPWIYRWSRPLIAGIATIGAVGTGYLTVVKLTEGTAACPTGGCDVVLSSPYATVFGLPLTLFGFLGYLSMIIFAIAPLCLTSPKKKKLRASIEQWTGLLLFLGGTAMAVFSSYLMYLLAFVIKAVCIYCIASAVFSVCLFILSIIGRDWEDIGQLLFSGVIVAVVVLVGTLGVYANINNPRVETTDGYAISTTSGAAELGLAQHLKQIDAKMYGAFTCPHCQNQKQLFGKDAAAQLNYIECHPQGENSQTDLCMKANIQGFPTWEIKGKQYQGEKTLAELADLSGYQGDRHFKNSSEHGH from the coding sequence ATGAGACGAAGAGGTTCTACTCCCTGGATTTATCGATGGTCGCGTCCTTTAATCGCGGGAATAGCTACTATTGGCGCAGTAGGGACGGGTTATTTAACAGTAGTCAAATTAACTGAAGGAACGGCAGCTTGTCCTACAGGTGGCTGCGATGTCGTGCTATCGAGTCCCTATGCCACTGTTTTTGGTTTACCCTTAACTCTATTTGGTTTTTTAGGCTATTTGAGCATGATTATCTTTGCGATCGCGCCTTTGTGCCTAACTTCTCCGAAGAAAAAGAAACTACGCGCCAGTATCGAACAGTGGACGGGTTTATTGCTGTTTCTGGGAGGGACGGCAATGGCGGTGTTTAGCAGCTATCTAATGTATCTTCTTGCCTTTGTCATCAAAGCTGTTTGTATTTACTGTATTGCCTCGGCTGTGTTTTCAGTATGTCTGTTTATTTTGTCGATTATCGGTCGCGATTGGGAAGATATCGGACAACTTTTGTTTTCGGGGGTAATCGTCGCGGTCGTTGTTTTAGTGGGAACGCTGGGGGTGTATGCCAATATCAATAATCCTCGTGTTGAAACTACCGATGGCTATGCTATTTCTACTACTTCTGGTGCTGCGGAACTTGGTCTAGCACAACATTTAAAGCAAATTGATGCAAAAATGTATGGGGCTTTTACCTGTCCTCATTGTCAGAATCAAAAACAGTTATTTGGTAAAGATGCAGCAGCCCAATTGAATTATATTGAGTGCCATCCCCAGGGAGAAAATTCCCAAACTGACCTTTGTATGAAAGCGAATATTCAAGGTTTTCCCACTTGGGAAATCAAGGGGAAACAGTATCAAGGAGAAAAAACTTTAGCCGAATTAGCAGATTTATCTGGCTATCAGGGCGATCGCCATTTTAAAAATAGTTCCGAACACGGACATTAG